The following is a genomic window from Treponema pallidum subsp. pallidum str. Nichols.
GAGAACGCGCACAGCACCGCCTCTTCCTCTGTGTGGAGGGGTCCGCCGCATTGCATGCACGTCCACCGGAGACTCAAGGGCTCATGGAGCTGTAGAACAAAGCGCTCGTGACGATGCCCACTGCCACGCCAACGACAACTTCCAGCGGTTTATGTCCATGAATCTCTCGCACTGGTCTGAAAGAAAAATCAAGTTTCTCCGAAACACGCGCACCGAGGCTATTGAGCGCCTCGGCCTGCAGGCCGCTTGAACGGCGCACACCGAGCGCGTCGCGCACGACAATGATGGCAGAGAAAAAGGAAAAGATGAACAGATCCGAATGCAACCCGCACTTGAGCGCAAAAGAGAGCGTGAGCGCCGACACAAGAGCAGAGTGACTCGAAGGCATGCCGCCGGTGCGCCAAACAGCAAAATCAAAAAAGCCGTGCACCGACCGTATAGCCGACCTTCGGCATGCGATAGCCACTTTAATCACCTGACTTGCAAGCCAACTACAGGTGGCAGAGAGGAAGACTTCACCACTGAACACCGCATGCAGCTGGCCAAGAAAATAGCCACCGTCCATCGCGGGGCAGTCTCCTATACTCTCTAAACCTTTGTCAAGGGAGCGTTGTGTGCGCTATACTGGGGCGGCTGTACCCGCCATGGGCTGTGGTGTCGTACTGGGAAAGACGGGGAGGACGTTTGGGAGGAGCAACTGGTATCCGGCACGGGGACGCACCGTGTATGAAAGTAGGTGTTCGTCGCGTGAAAAGGTGGGTCTCGTCTAACGTTCCCCACACTGTGCATATGGATGTCGTCCCTCCTGTTTCCACCGTGAGACCCCATGGTGGAGCGGCTGTTGAGTGTTTTCGCTGCACCAAAAACGATGCAGGTAGACGAGTAGATCGTGTTTTGCGAATATTGTTGCCTGCCTGTCCGCGTGTTGGGGTGTATGCCGCGCTGCGCCGCACCGCTATCCGGCTCAATGGTCGTCCGGTGCAGCCTGCAAAGCGGGTGCAGGTGGGGGATGTGCTTTCTTTACCTGAATCCCTGTGTAGGGCGCGTGCAGCATCCAGTCGTCTTTCGAAGATGCCTGGAACACCGAAGCTGCGCGTGTTGCCTTCGGTGGTATTTAAAACACAAGATTTGCTTTTTTTTCATAAACCCGCAGGGTTGTGTGTGCACGGTCCGCGCAGCCTGGATGCCTGGGTGAGGGGACAAGGGCGTGCGCACGTTCCCCCTGCTTTGTCATTCCGCCCTGGACCGTTGCACCGCTTGGACCGAGGGACAGAGGGACTGATTGCTTTTTCGCGCTCGTTACGCGGTGCCCAGTGGTTTTCTGCCGCGTTGCAGCAGCATACATTGCGCAAGTTTTATCTTGCGATCACCGCCGCCCCTGCGCGCACCGCTGCTGCGGCGCGCACGCTGGTGCGTCCAGGAGAGGTAACGCATGTGCAAACAGTGTTACATAGCTGTGATAGCGCGCTGGTGCTCCGCGTGATTGTGCCGGTTACGGGGAAAAAGCATCAGATTCGCCGTTATTGCGCTGCACAGGGATTCCCCCTGGTAGGAGATCGCACGTACGGTGGCGCGAGTCAGCACGGGAATGCGCGTTACACGCGCTTTTTTTTGCTTGCTTGGTGTGTGCGTTTTCCTTCATCGCGTCTTCAGGCGCTGCCTGCACAGGTGTGGACAACACCGAGCCCTGCATTCATGCGGGTGTTAACTTCTTTTCCGCCGGACTCCCTCGCGCGCGCGCGTGCGTGCGTGGACGCTCTAGACGGTGCGTTAGGTACAGACGCAACCTGCCCGCAGGATACGGCAGTGTGTACACCTGAAGGATAGCCGGTGTGAGCGTGTACTGTCGAAGTTCCAAACAGACTGTGCGAGAACCGTGTAGACCTGTCCCCGTAGGGGCACTGTTACTGTTCGTAACACTGTTGCTCCTTGCTCTTGCCCTTGCGTACTTTGGTGCTCAGGTGGAACCATTGACACCTGCCCTCACGCTCACTGAGCAGGAACCACGTCAGGCGTCGGGGTACGTGTCTTCCTTGCTCCGTGCACGTATCGTGCAGGAAGATGCGGAGCCTGCACTGTACTACACAGTGTACGAAGTGCGTGAAGGTGATGTGGTAGGAAGGATTGCGCAGCGCTATGACATCAGTCAGGATGCAATCATTAGTTTGAATAAATTGCGCAGCACACGGGCGCTCCAAGTTGGACAGCTACTAAAAATCCCCTCAGTGGACGGCATTTTATATACCGTAAAAAACGGCGATACGTTTTCGTCTATAGCGGCGGCGCATCAGATCTCCTTAGAACGATTGGTGCTGCTTAACACGCCGTCTTCTTCAAAGGAGTCACCTCCTTCAGTGCGTACGCTGGTTTCTCCGTTCTATAATTCAGCTGCACGGGAGTCCTGCGTGCCTTTTCCGTTTTCTTCTGCGAAACAGTGGAGGGAAAATACGTCGTTTGACGCAGTGCAGCCATTGCAGCCTGCACGCGTACTGTTTTTGCCCGGTGCACATTTAAGCGCACGCGCGTTGCAGGAAATTAATGGTGACTTGTTTCGTGCTCCTCTTCGCAGTCGGTACTATGTTTCTTCGCGGTATGGATGGCGTAGTGATCCGTTTACCGGTGCCAGAAGTTTTCACAATGGTTTGGATATGGTGAGTCGGCGGGGTACCCCAGTATATTCGGCGCTCGGAGGGATTGTACGCACGGTTGGATACAGTGCAGTGTATGGTAATTACCTGATTGTGGGGCACCACGCGGGGTATCAGACCCTGTATGGGCATCTGCAGACGGTGTTGGTTTCAGCAGGTACGCGCGTCACCAGCGCGACAAAAATCGGATTATTGGGAAAAACAGGACGCAGCACGGGACCACACCTGCATTTTACAATCTATAAGAATGGCTCCGCGATAAACCCTACCTCCCTACTGCGTATGCGTACCCTTCCGTAGTGTGATGTCCTTGGGAGAGTAAAGGGGAAAGAAGGGAGGACTAGTAGTTCGGATACAGCGCAGGTACCAGATACTCGGGGGGAATCTTAGTTGGTTTGCCGCTTGTGCGCGAAACGCACACCCAGGTAATTTCCGCATCCGCGCATAGCACGTGATGCTGGTTCTCCAGCGTCTGTGAAAAGACGCCGGAAGCTTTTCCGAGCTTTAATGGTTTTACCCGGGCGCGCAACGTATCGAATAGATGCACTGCAGTGCGGTAGTGAATGTGCGCCTGGGTTACGTAGAAAGCGTA
Proteins encoded in this region:
- a CDS encoding divergent PAP2 family protein, which encodes MDGGYFLGQLHAVFSGEVFLSATCSWLASQVIKVAIACRRSAIRSVHGFFDFAVWRTGGMPSSHSALVSALTLSFALKCGLHSDLFIFSFFSAIIVVRDALGVRRSSGLQAEALNSLGARVSEKLDFSFRPVREIHGHKPLEVVVGVAVGIVTSALFYSSMSP
- a CDS encoding RluA family pseudouridine synthase, giving the protein MCAILGRLYPPWAVVSYWERRGGRLGGATGIRHGDAPCMKVGVRRVKRWVSSNVPHTVHMDVVPPVSTVRPHGGAAVECFRCTKNDAGRRVDRVLRILLPACPRVGVYAALRRTAIRLNGRPVQPAKRVQVGDVLSLPESLCRARAASSRLSKMPGTPKLRVLPSVVFKTQDLLFFHKPAGLCVHGPRSLDAWVRGQGRAHVPPALSFRPGPLHRLDRGTEGLIAFSRSLRGAQWFSAALQQHTLRKFYLAITAAPARTAAAARTLVRPGEVTHVQTVLHSCDSALVLRVIVPVTGKKHQIRRYCAAQGFPLVGDRTYGGASQHGNARYTRFFLLAWCVRFPSSRLQALPAQVWTTPSPAFMRVLTSFPPDSLARARACVDALDGALGTDATCPQDTAVCTPEG
- a CDS encoding M23 family metallopeptidase; translation: MSVYCRSSKQTVREPCRPVPVGALLLFVTLLLLALALAYFGAQVEPLTPALTLTEQEPRQASGYVSSLLRARIVQEDAEPALYYTVYEVREGDVVGRIAQRYDISQDAIISLNKLRSTRALQVGQLLKIPSVDGILYTVKNGDTFSSIAAAHQISLERLVLLNTPSSSKESPPSVRTLVSPFYNSAARESCVPFPFSSAKQWRENTSFDAVQPLQPARVLFLPGAHLSARALQEINGDLFRAPLRSRYYVSSRYGWRSDPFTGARSFHNGLDMVSRRGTPVYSALGGIVRTVGYSAVYGNYLIVGHHAGYQTLYGHLQTVLVSAGTRVTSATKIGLLGKTGRSTGPHLHFTIYKNGSAINPTSLLRMRTLP
- a CDS encoding acyl-CoA thioesterase, translating into MNFSLEFPVRSYELDGYGHVNNAVYLQYFEYARAAFLLHIGFDLKQLHEAGYAFYVTQAHIHYRTAVHLFDTLRARVKPLKLGKASGVFSQTLENQHHVLCADAEITWVCVSRTSGKPTKIPPEYLVPALYPNY